AGTCTGGTTTTACATTCTTTCAGCCCTTTTCCCTTTCATTCCCTCTCTTCTGCCCTCTTGCAGATATAAATGAGTGTCTCCTCCATACAAAGCAATATCCACACCGACAAATATTATCTTTGTGCCAATTGCAGAAATTCACCTGTTACCTATATCTCCACAATCCTTTGTATGGGAACAAAGTTAAGattacacacacatatttttttttaaggtttatttcatgagggagaccagagcactctttTACCCTATGAGGTTCTTGAGGATGAAGCCTGGGTGGggtcttttttcttaaaattttttatttataaaaaggaaacactgacaaaaccataggataaaaggggtacagcttcacacaattcccaccaccacacctccaaataccaacccctccactgacagctttcctattctttaaccctctgggagtatggacccaagatccttgtgggatgcagaaggttgaaggtctggctactgcaatcgcttccccactgaacatgggtgtcaacaggtcaatccatactcccagcctgtctctcttgccTGGGTGGGGTCTTACCATTCTAGCCCTGTCTACAACCAGAGTCAAgtcccaaaatatatatatattttaatttatttgcctTCAGAGATTCCTGCCTGCATGGTTCTGCTGTTCTCACAGATTCTtttcttgccttttctttctctctttcagatagagggagagacagggagagataggaCAGCACCAGTACCCCCTGGCATGTGCAAGATTATATTCTGCCCACTTGTGACAGGGGGTCACAAGGACGCCCAAACTAATAAGAGAGTTCTTGTCTTCCTGCACCACAGATAGGGCCCTGCGGATAGTAAAGCCCAGTACCATGATTGGCAATCAGAGGCAGCTGGAAGGAGCCAGAGGAGATAAGTCAGGCGTAGTCACCTTCATTGGAGTGCATGGACCAGAGGTACCGAGACAGGAATGCAGCACATAGCCAGACACTGACTCACTTCGCTGGCACTgaatcccctcctctttcctgcACAGACACTCACATACATGATGTGCTCTGGGGTCATTGCTCAGCAGTGAAAATGCTTCCTTCCAAAGGGTTTGagggtcagagaaatagctccCTTGGTTGGTGCAATGCTTTGCCAagagtgtgacccaggttcaagcccagcttctTCCTTGCCTCAAACCCTACCTCATAGTCTCTAGTTGGTCTGCATGTACCTTTCCTTTGTTGCTTGGAGCAGGGACTTCTGGGAATGTAGTCTTCCCTTCTCCCAGCAGTGACTTTTCAGTTCTGTACTCTTTAACTAGTTGTGCATTTAATCTCAAAGGCCCTTGGAGTAAGGGTTCAGGCAACGAAGACCTCTGACTCACTGAGCTGCCTTCCCCACAGTCCCCCAGTCCTTTGTAAACAGTGTCCACCATGGCTGTCGATCCCACTGGACGCACCAATCTCTGCAGTGGTATGACACCAAGCCCTACAAAAAGGGAGAAACACATAGGGAAGACATAGTACTTTGTCCTGTTGTTTTGTCTAGGGAACCTTGAGCTGGAATTTGCTATCTGAGAAAGCCAGTTTGACACAGGGAGAGGATGTAGCCACTTCTGCTCTTAGGATGTTTCAGTAATTCTACAACCTTTTACCTAATTTAATGCTGTGATGACTATCGGTGtttaggggtggtggtggtggtgaagagcCTATGTACTCATTCATCTAAAATTATGACAGGCTATTTAATGAAAATATTATATACatttttgccttcagtgttattgctggagttcagtgcctgcatcacaaatccactgctcctggtgacctttttttttttttttttttttccattttcttcttcttctagcatttgcccttcttccgtagccagtcaacagcgtcaggttgaaagctgtcaggagctgcttgttgctggctttgaaagtgactgggatccatgtggattcagtcggctaggaaggatcgtcagtttccccaatgaatggggactcacgggatgcaccacgagaaggtcgatccaatgcatcccctttttcatttttataagataggacatagaaaaattgacaggggggagagaaagacacttgcagacctgctccactgcttgtgaagtgaccccccccccacaggtggggagcccagggctcgaactgggctcttgtgcttcctactatgtacacttaacccggtgtgccaccacctggcccccttaatgaaaatattcatttactatgacaacacttttttttttgaagtttttcaACTTGTAAACATGACTCACATTTCCACACCATCAATTATGCACAACAGTTAGAAGGCTATAGAGACTGTCCCGGAGTACAAGTAAATGTGGATACAGTTGTGCTTGAGTGACATTTGGGTCTGATCTAAAAGGTGAATCACTTTTAATTTGGAAGCTCTCCTGGTTAAGGTTACTCATCGGGATGATTTCAGTGATCATGCTCActgccatttctttattttattttttattttatttataaaaaagaaacactgacaaaaaacataggataagaggggtacaactctacacgattctcaccaccagaactctgcatcccatctcctcccatgatagctttcctattctttatctttctgggtgtatgcacccagggtcattatggggtgcagaaggtagaaggtctgacttctggaattgcttccctgctgaacatgtacattggcaggtccatccttactcccagtctgcctctctcttttccctagtggggcggggttctgaggaatcagagctccaggacaccgtagtggggttgtctgtccaggaaagtctggttggcatcatgctagcatctggaacctggtggctgaaaagagagttaatatatagagccaaacaagttgttgactaatcatgaacctaatggaactagtatagccacaggccctttggaatagaactaaaatacgcctactagctatctacaaaactgagacccccctaactcttcatctgctgcCATTTCTGTACAATCTATGCAGCCACCCAAAATACAAAAAGCTTCATTCTGAGCCCTAAACCAGTTGTTCTGAAACTGCCAGGAAAAACTCACCAGActataaagataaaaacaacGGTGTCTCAAGTTTGATATTTAACAGAATCGCTAGTTCGGACAGTGTTCACCATTTAACTAGAGGTGGATGGAACTCAAAGCagccctctccctttttctcttctggaTCTGCTTACTTGCAGGGACAAGGCATTTACACTGTTTTACCAGGTCCAAAGGCTATCCTAAAATGAATTATTCACTCCACGGCATTGAAAACACGCAGACACACACGCTTAGGAGCAGATACCTGGTCAGCAACTTTAGGGCAGCTGCCGAGTAGAATGACAAGAAATTGGATCCAGCTAAGAATTCTAATTACCTAATGAGGGTGTCCACTTGCACTCCAATTCCTTGCACTACTTTATTGTGACAATCTAGGTTATAAAAATGAGGCTTGAAAAAATTAGTGTTTCAAGTAAGGGTGGGGGATACCCATCTGGTTATAGtaccctcccttttctttccggGGTGACAGGCATTTCAATTCATAAAGAAATAACAATGCAGACTTTTAAGATGGAGCATGGCTCGGTAACAAAAAGCCAAAAACCCTGCAAAGGGTCCCCTATCGCTTTGTGTCGGCCATTCAGACGATGATGTAAAATGCAACGATAACTGGTTTAGCAAAATCTCCTGGCCAGGGTCCCGGCTAACGGGGGTCGTCAACGGATTTCTCCTAATTAATCACGccacccaccccctgcccagGCTCTGACTCCCGGCGTGAATCAGCCTCTGCAGCCAGGAGGATGCTCGGGCCCTGCTCGCCTTGGTGAACGCCTTTGCTTTGTctgttctgcaggtggggacgaggccGAACAGCGGAAGAGGAGCCGGCCGCCCCCAGCCTCCGTGGCCAGTCGCCTCCTACGGGTGGGAGCAGCCGGCAGACTTGCCCGCGCCGCCGGCAGGCGAGCCTGCGCGCCTGAACCTGCGATCGGGCGGCCGGGGGCGCCAGCCCCTAGTGCTCCGCGCAGGCCTGGGCCGTGAGCGGGCGTTGCCCGGGAAAGCCCTCCGCCCCCGCCAGGGGGACCCGGGAAGCCCGCGCGGGCTCCTCCTGAGGACTGCGGGGATCCCCTcctccggccccgcccccagcctcccccagcccccgCGCCTGGGCGCTTAACCCTACGCGCGCCGGGCCGCTGTGCGCGCTCGCTTGCTCGCTCGTTCCGGGCTGCAGCCACCTCGCCGAGGCGATCCTGGGGCTCAAGCCCCGCATTCTCCCCGCGCCCCACGTTCTCTCTCAGCGGCTGCGCCTGCAGTGACCGCGAGCCCGGCGGGCAGCCCAGAGGCCAAGGGGGTCAAGGGTCCCACGAGGGAGGCGGCCGTGCCGCGCTGTGTCCCCGCGGCCCCGGGAGCTGCTGCAGCGCTCGGCACGGAGGCTCCGGACAGCGCGCTCCGCGCAAAAGCCAGGGAGGCAGCAGCCGGGACTAGTGGAGGCAAGGCACCCCGCTTGGCTCGGCTCGGGGTTCTCTGTCTCCGCCACTGCCGCAGCACTGCCAGGGGAGTCCCCACCCGGGGCGCGCGCTCCTCGGCAGGCGGGGACCCCCTTTCCCCCCGGGCCCGCGGAACCCCCTGCCCGGCTGGCGCTCACACCCAGGCTAGCTCCCCCAGCCGCGCGCGCCCCGCCGGCCCCGGCCCGCTCCCCGCAGGTGATGTCATGCCCATTGTTTTGGTGCGTCCAGCCAATGGGACTCGCCGCTTGGATTCTACCGGAGCCGGCATGGGCCCTTCCTCGAACCAGCAGCAGGAGTCCCCGCTCCCGACCATAACGCATTGCgcagggtgcaccaccgcctggtccccctgCAGCTTTAACAGCCCCGACATGGAAACCCCATTGCAGTTCCAGCGCGGCTTCTTCCCCgagcagccgccgccgccgccgcgcgccTCGCACCTGCAttgccagcagcagcagcagcagagccagGACAAGCCGTGCCCGCCCTTCGCGCCCCTCCCGCACCCCCACCACCCGCACCCGCACCTCGCGCACCAGCAGCAGCCTGGCAGTGGCGGCAGCAGTCCATGCCTCCCGTGCAACAGCTGCTCCTCCTCCGGCGccccgggggcgggggcgggggcgggggcgggggataACCTGTGTCTGCTGCTCCGCACCTCCTCGCCCGGTGGCGCCTTCCGGACCCGCGCCTCATCTCCACTGTCGGGCTCttcgtgctgctgctgctgctcgtcGCGCCGGGGCAGCCAGCTCAATGTGAGCGAGCTGACGCCGTCCAGCCATGCCAGTGCGCTCCGGCAGCAGTTCACGCAGCCGCCCGCCGCCTCCCACTACCACCAGTGCCACAGCCTGCAGCCCGCCGCCAGCCCCACGGGCAGCCTGGGCAGCCTGGGCAGCCTGGGCTcggggccgccgccgccgcaccctccccaccaccaccaccaccacccgcaCCCGGCGCACCACCAGCACCCCCAGCCCCCGGCGCGCCGCGAGAGCAACCCCTTCACCGAAATAGCCATGAGCAGCTGCAGGTACAACGGCGGCGTCATGCGCCCGCTCAGCAACTTGAGCGCGTCCCGCCGGAACCTGCACGAGCTGGACTCGGAGGCGCAGCCCCTGCAGCCCCCCGCCGTCGGGGTCGCGGCCGGGGGCACTCCCCCGGTGGCCGTCGCCGCCGCTTCCTCCTTGGCCCCTGAGATCGTGGTGTCCAAGCCGGAGCACAACAACTCCAACAACCTGGCGCTCTACGGGCCCGGGGCGGGCGGCGGAGGAGGCTcggggggcggcggcggcagcgggcACGGCAGCAGCAGCGGCACCAAGTCCAGcaagaagaagaaccagaacaTCGGCTACAAGCTGGGCCACCGGCGCGCCCTGTTTGAGAAGCGCAAGCGGCTCAGCGACTACGCGCTCATCTTCGGCATGTTCGGGATCGTGGTCATGGTCATCGAGACCGAGCTGTCGTGGGGAGCTTATGACAAGGTACACCCGGGGCCCCCCGGGTGGGAATGGGGAAgttagtggtagtggtggtggcagggggtgCTTCAGGGTGGGGACCCTCTGCAGGCCGCGCACTGTCCAGTCCCAGGGCCCCCGGGAGCCGCGCGCACATGCGCACCTTTGGGTGCAGGGGCCAGCCGGTCCGCGCGCGACGCGGTCGAAGTTCTGCGGGTGGAGCGGATGCTCCCGCCGGGCGCGGGGAGCCGGGGCCCCTGGAGTCCTGAAGGTCTCAGAGCTCGCTGTCCTCCCCCCACCGCCTCCTGGGGCCGGGGACCTGGGACTCAGGAGGCCGGATTCAACCCCAAGTGCTGAAACTCTCAGCAAGGAACTTCCTCCTCTCGCCTTGCCCAGAGCCTGGAGCTGAGCTGGAGGGAGAGGGTGCAGAACAGGCTGCCTGCACTTCCCTCAGCTCTGCCCGGCTTTCCTGGCTTTCTCCCCTCCTGGCTCTGCCCTTACAGCAGCCCAGGAGGTCTGGCCCACTGCAAACCCaagacagaccccccccccccccacacacacacacacacatcaggccAACCCGCTTTTCCTGGGAGTTCCTGTCCACTTGCTGGGGACTGAGTGACCCTTtctgatctgaaaaaaaaaaaaaaagtgctgcttTCCTAACAGTGCTTCTGTCTGTGACCTGTCTTGCAGGCGTCGCTGTATTCCTTAGCTCTGAAATGCCTTATCAGTCTCTCTACGATCATCCTGCTCGGTCTGATCATCGTGTATCACGCCAGGGAAATACAGGTAATTTAGGTCCTGTTGTTTATGAATGGCCCACAGCCTGGAGGCCTCCCTCCAGCCTGCCCTCCTGGAGCTGGAGTAACACAGGCAGCTGATGCTTCCCCAAACCATGGTGTCCTTGCTTGAGGTTAAGAAGATACAGGCTGGACCCAACTGGGAGCACCTGACCTGCTCCCCAAGTTCAAAGCAAACAGTGTAGCATGTTAGGGGTGTATTTTCTCAACCCCAAAGGTCTCTCCCGTCTCTTCTTAAAGTAGGAAACACATTTCCCTGTCAGCAATTTATTCTTCAGGCTAAGGAGGCGCTGGTTCTCAATGACTAGGATGGATGTGTTTTCTTGTGTGCTCTGTGGGGGACATCACTaagattctctatctctctctctctctctgtcaccttctGTAATGGAGTAGAGGGATCGGGTTCCTGAGATTCCTAGCAAATGTGTACAAAGAAGATACATGGAAAGTTCTAGTCCTTTCCATAGCccttactattaaaaaaaataaaattaagtaaaagagTCTGCTGCAAGTTTCGAATACAGTCTGTTTGCCTGGTGGTAGGGTAAATCCTTAATGAGGATGGTGACATTGGTTTTTAAAATATCACTGGAAAACCATGGATGCTAGCTGCTCTTGTAAGCTGTCTCTTTAGAAGAGTGTTTATTTGGTTCTCTGCAGCCAGGAACTGTGTTGTTAGATTTGGCTGTTAGTCACAATTTCAAAGTCCTGGGGGATAGAACTCAACGGTCACCTTTGGAGCTATTTCCTTTGCTGTAGTCTATAGTCGGAGGCTTGTTAACACTGTGAATTAAAATCACTACAGTTTCCAAAAATTACAAGAGGGGTGCAGATCTTCCAGTTGAGAACTCAGACTGGAATGCATTTTCTGATTTGccggggggctggggtggggggcgatTTGTTAGGCATTGGGTGTCCCAGCAAACCCTCAGCTTTAGTCAGTTTTAGCAAACCTTCCCTTTAGAAGTTGCCTTTGGATTCAAAGCATTGCAGAGAACTTGCTAGTTGAATGTCTCAGCATTAATTTGAAGCTATTCATTAGCAAATGTGCTACAAATGGGACCAGCCAATTTTGACTGTTGCCCACAGAAAATTAAGATGCCCGTGACTCCGAAAGAGATGTGacctcattgtctttttttttaatttacaaaaggCTAGGAGGTGTGGGGGGAAGTTATTTTGAAGGAATGAGGTCAGAAAATGAGAACTAGAAAGAGTCAGACTCTTGAGAGGTAAAAGATCAGACTGCGTCTTCGGCAGAGCAATGCAGACACACAGTGGTACTCTGAAATGTTAGCCACCTCCAGAGGCCTGGCTTTAATTCAGTCTCTGGTACTGTGGGCTTCCGCCATTCTTTCATTCACCTTCCAGGGAGACTACGCTGTAACTTCAGTGTAATGAGTGTGCATTCTCCTTTGGGTTTGAAGTGTAGATCCTGAGAGCTGGAAGGAACAAAGGGGGTCAAATTCAGCTTATAAAGAGGAACTTCAGGAAGTGTGTGTCTTTTCTGACCCCTCAGCGAGACAAGAAGAGCCTTGGCTCTGTTCCTTACCTTTTTGCCCAAAATGCTTCCTGCCTCATGGATGCTATGACCACCTGCTCACAGACCCCAGGCTTCCCTCTCAAGTAAAGAGCTGGACATTGGATGGGATTAAACACACAAATACTGTTAAAAGCTTCCTCGGTGTTTTTAAAAACTGAGTCAGTCTtgatgtgtttatttgtttattttgtggcTTGGGCATTAGAGTGACTTTGCTTTTGCCTCTTGAAAGAAACCTTGCTgtttctactgttgttgttattattatgactGTTGAACATcagttttttctgtttgtttttttttccctgaaaagcACATAGCTAAGTAGGCATCCAGGGGAAGGACATTTGAAGGTATTAACATCCAGACTTAAGTGTTTTCTCAGAAACACTGAGAATTATTGGAGATTAAAAAAATCCAACCAAACCATATAGGAGCCTGACAGGAATTGCCACGTTTCAGTTACATGCTGCTCTTGTTGCTATTTTAGATACTGTTTTGGAACTCTTGAAACctgtataaagtttttttttttctagtttatttcatGTTGGCAAGAATTCCACTCATTTCGGAGATTTTCTTTAATATGACTTCATAGAGCCATTGACGAGCATATAAACATGGGTGAGAAAAATGAAGGCATCCTTTGGCCCCCAAAGACTGATGCAGAAAATTCCCTACTGCTGGAGCAGTAGAAACATCACAGAATGCTCAGATTTTCAGTTGGGTCATAAATGATActtcgggtttttttttttttttttttttttttaccagaacactgttcagttctagctcatggtggtgtgggagattgaacctgggatgttcaagcctcaggtatgaaagcctctttgcataaccattatgctatctaccctccacccaatacATAGTTTCTGTAAACCAGTCACACTTACGAGATGCTTGGAGCTGTTGTTCATTGGTTTAgggtgtagctttttttttttatttagcttttttttaatttaattttttttattagtgatttagtaatgattgacacgattgtgggataagagggatacagttcccaccaccagtcttctgtatcccctcccctccattgggagtgtccctattctttatccctcggaatatggaccaaagatctgtaatagggtgcagaaggtgggaggtctggcttctgtaattgtttctctgctgaacctaGGCactgacaggccaatccatatctCCATCCTGAGTCTATCTTCCCCTAATGgagtagggctttggggaggtggcattccaggacacattgatgaggtcatctgttcagggaagtgaggttggcgttatggtagcatctgcaacttggtgactgaaaagcagtaagatataaagcagaacaaatagtttaataataagaaagctaaacgtaagaacagagcagatgaaatttggggtcttcatgttgaaagacaTTAGAAAgtctttagatatattccaaggggtccatgccTTTACTGatttttccctgagcctcacagctaacatgcaggtgggctaaaagtattgtctggggaggtgggaataggattagaaaattggatcagggtAGAGTGTAGAAGATGTAGCATTTATCCTTAGTATTTCATTTAGAGAGATTCCTTCCTCAGTGGAAAGGCTAGGGAGATATTTCCCAAAAGtacacaaaatggaaaaaaaaatcaaataaatgtgGAGATCTCcccaagtcagaaaaaaaaaaagtagagatagTCTAATTTGCCCAGAGACTAGTGTGTCAGGAGGCTGAAATATTTCACTCTCGAAACTCCAGGAAGCCAAGCACAGGGGCTTCTGGAATTGTGTGTAGGAAATCATGGGTTGCATCCTCTTGTCCCTGCTGTAGGcgatctccttctttcttccaccAGTCTCAAATCGAGGGAGGCTTCCTTCTCCATGTATTGTAGAGGCTTCCAAATAGATGGGGTGGATCATTTTTGAGTGAAGGAGAAAACGTCAGCGGTTTTAGCTCCCATTCCGAGCATGTCCTGAGCACATGTAGAATATAGTAAGATATAGTCTAAAATGTAGCTGTGGAATATAGTCTAAAATGACAGATCTTCTTCTCCCCTCACCCCTTTCCTCTTTAGCATATTAGAATCGTGATTGGCTCGAGAGAACTAGCAAGTGTGGGTTTCTGGCATAAGGAACAAGTTCTCCCTGTCTCCAGGAATACACAATTTGATAGTCAACAATCTGGCTCCTTGTTCCCCAGAACTGATTAACAAAGTTTGGGGAGACCCTGACATTTCTGTGGAGAACCTTGGAAAACCAGCCAGCCAGCGTGACCTTTCATAAAATGTTTATCCACACTCTGGCAAAAATGGAAGGCTTGCATGAGAGAGtgcatgggtgggggtggggggtgtgtgtggactTTTGCAAGAACAGAGCTGCAGCCACTCAGCTTTGGTGTCATTTTTCAGGACCACAGACAGCTCAGCACAGGTGGCCATAGTTTATTCATTGCACTGACTTCTTAtatccctttcattttttttcatatgtatttttaaattttgtcagAAAGCTTATATAAAATCAGGTTTATTAGAGACCCTTTACTAGCAAAGTTgatgttagcttttttttttagtaaccattttgctgttgtacctttttaaaatttatttccttttt
The DNA window shown above is from Erinaceus europaeus chromosome 2, mEriEur2.1, whole genome shotgun sequence and carries:
- the KCNN2 gene encoding small conductance calcium-activated potassium channel protein 2, which codes for MPIVLVRPANGTRRLDSTGAGMGPSSNQQQESPLPTITHCAGCTTAWSPCSFNSPDMETPLQFQRGFFPEQPPPPPRASHLHCQQQQQQSQDKPCPPFAPLPHPHHPHPHLAHQQQPGSGGSSPCLPCNSCSSSGAPGAGAGAGAGDNLCLLLRTSSPGGAFRTRASSPLSGSSCCCCCSSRRGSQLNVSELTPSSHASALRQQFTQPPAASHYHQCHSLQPAASPTGSLGSLGSLGSGPPPPHPPHHHHHHPHPAHHQHPQPPARRESNPFTEIAMSSCRYNGGVMRPLSNLSASRRNLHELDSEAQPLQPPAVGVAAGGTPPVAVAAASSLAPEIVVSKPEHNNSNNLALYGPGAGGGGGSGGGGGSGHGSSSGTKSSKKKNQNIGYKLGHRRALFEKRKRLSDYALIFGMFGIVVMVIETELSWGAYDKASLYSLALKCLISLSTIILLGLIIVYHAREIQLFMVDNGADDWRIAMTYERIFFICLEILVCAIHPIPGNYTFTWTARLAFSYAPSTTTADVDIILSIPMFLRLYLIARVMLLHSKLFTDASSRSIGALNKINFNTRFVMKTLMTICPGTVLLVFSISLWIIAAWTVRACERYHDQQDVTSNFLGAMWLISITFLSIGYGDMVPNTYCGKGVCLLTGIMGAGCTALVVAVVARKLELTKAEKHVHNFMMDTQLTKRVKNAAANVLRETWLIYKNTKLVKKIDHAKVRKHQRKFLQAIHQLRSVKMEQRKLNDQANTLVDLAKTQNIMYDMISDLNERSEDFEKRIVTLESKLETLIGSVHALPGLISQALRQQQQQQRRSAAEAQVDSYVDGQTYAAPRSRSSSRRRRSSSTAPPTSSESS